One stretch of Cygnus olor isolate bCygOlo1 chromosome 1, bCygOlo1.pri.v2, whole genome shotgun sequence DNA includes these proteins:
- the LOC121063848 gene encoding histone H2B 5-like — protein MPEPAKSTSAPKKGSKKAVTKTQKKGDKKRHKSRKESYSIYVYKVLKQVHPDTGISSKAMGIMNSFVNDIFERIAGEASRLAHYNKRSTITSREIQTAVRLLLPGELAKHAVSEGTKAVTKYTSSK, from the coding sequence ATGCCAGAGCCAGCCAAGTCCACTTCTGCCCCCAAAAAGGGCTCCAAGAAAGCCGTGACAAAGACCCAGAAGAAGGGCGATAAGAAGCGGCACaagagcaggaaggagagcTACTCCATCTACGTCTACAAGGTGCTGAAGCAGGTCCACCCCGACACCGGCATCTCCTCCAAGGCCATGGGCATCATGAACTCCTTCGTCAACGACATCTTCGAGCGCATCGCCGGCGAGGCGTCCCGCCTGGCGCACTACAACAAGCGCTCCACCATCACCTCGCGGGAGATCCAGACGGCCGTGCGCCTGCTGCTCCCGGGGGAGCTGGCCAAGCACGCTGTCTCAGAGGGCACCAAGGCTGTCACCAAGTACACGAGCTCCAAGTAG